In Bradyrhizobium sp. CCBAU 051011, the following are encoded in one genomic region:
- a CDS encoding dienelactone hydrolase family protein → MHRHRSIGATDPEGCRGTQVTVAGEFRIAQGTGKLPVVVLMHGSSGVGAGMDPWVRHFNAMGISTFVIDGFSGRGLTMVGPNQALLGRLNFIVDIYRSLEILAKHPRVDPDRIVLMGFSRGGQAALYASLDRFHKLWNKSGAQFAAYIPFYPDCSTTYASDTEVVARPIRIFHGTPDDYNPVATCKAYLARLQDAKRDATLTEYPDSQHGFDAGLLGLSTIVVSVNAQSARNCRLREGEAGVLMNDDTKEPFTYKDACIALNPHVGGNPATAKEAQKAVSEFLQALLKLG, encoded by the coding sequence ATTCACCGGCATCGAAGCATCGGCGCAACCGATCCCGAAGGATGTCGCGGCACGCAGGTCACGGTTGCCGGCGAATTCCGTATCGCGCAAGGCACCGGCAAACTTCCCGTCGTGGTGCTGATGCATGGATCGAGCGGCGTCGGCGCCGGCATGGATCCGTGGGTGCGCCACTTCAATGCGATGGGCATTTCGACCTTCGTGATCGACGGGTTCAGCGGCCGCGGGCTGACCATGGTCGGCCCCAACCAGGCCCTGCTCGGCCGGCTTAACTTCATCGTCGATATCTACCGTTCGCTCGAAATCCTCGCCAAGCATCCGCGCGTCGATCCTGACCGAATCGTGCTGATGGGATTTTCACGCGGCGGACAGGCGGCGCTCTACGCCAGCCTCGATCGCTTCCACAAGCTCTGGAACAAGTCCGGCGCGCAGTTCGCGGCCTATATACCGTTCTATCCGGATTGCTCGACCACCTACGCCAGCGACACCGAGGTTGTCGCACGCCCGATCCGGATCTTTCACGGCACGCCTGACGACTACAACCCCGTCGCCACCTGCAAGGCCTATCTCGCCCGCCTGCAGGACGCCAAGCGCGACGCGACGCTGACGGAATATCCGGATTCCCAGCACGGCTTCGATGCGGGCCTGCTCGGCCTCAGCACGATCGTCGTATCAGTCAACGCACAGTCCGCCCGCAATTGCCGCCTCAGGGAGGGCGAAGCGGGCGTTCTCATGAACGACGACACCAAGGAGCCCTTCACCTATAAGGATGCCTGCATCGCGCTCAATCCGCATGTCGGCGGCAACCCGGCGACTGCGAAAGAAGCGCAGAAGGCGGTGAGCGAATTCCTGCAGGCGTTGCTCAAGCTGGGATAA
- a CDS encoding class D beta-lactamase, producing the protein MITRRHALGVLAATTLSPARALANVSYQRSEFRDDLSKRFFDLGTVGTFVAYKVDDYLIIASDKVRSGEGRLPASTFKIPNSVIALDTGVVEDPDKDAFKWDGVTRSIEAWNKDHTLRSAIAVSAVPVYQEIARRVGPERMQKYLDLFDYGNRDIGGGIDQFWLTGNLRIDPIQQIDFVDRLRRGVLPVGKRSQELTRDIIPVTKVGDATIRAKSGLLGAEAGKPSLGWMVGWAEKGSQQTVFAMNMDCKEQSHIAARMTVVQQCLADIVAI; encoded by the coding sequence GTGATCACTCGTCGTCATGCGCTCGGTGTCCTTGCCGCGACCACTCTGTCGCCCGCGCGCGCCCTTGCCAACGTCTCCTACCAGCGCAGCGAGTTTCGCGACGACCTCTCCAAGCGTTTTTTCGATCTCGGCACCGTCGGCACCTTCGTTGCCTACAAGGTCGACGATTACCTGATCATCGCCAGCGACAAGGTGCGCTCGGGCGAGGGCAGGCTGCCGGCTTCGACCTTCAAGATTCCAAATTCGGTCATCGCGCTGGATACCGGCGTGGTCGAGGATCCCGATAAGGATGCCTTCAAATGGGATGGCGTGACGCGCAGCATCGAGGCCTGGAACAAGGACCACACGCTGCGTTCGGCAATCGCGGTTTCCGCCGTACCGGTCTATCAGGAGATCGCGCGGCGCGTCGGGCCTGAGCGCATGCAGAAATATCTCGACCTGTTCGACTACGGCAATCGCGACATCGGCGGCGGCATCGACCAGTTCTGGCTGACCGGCAATCTGCGCATCGATCCGATCCAGCAGATTGATTTCGTCGATCGCTTGCGGCGCGGCGTGCTGCCGGTCGGAAAGCGCAGCCAGGAATTGACGCGCGACATCATCCCCGTGACGAAGGTCGGCGACGCCACCATCCGCGCCAAGAGCGGCCTGTTGGGTGCGGAAGCGGGCAAGCCGTCACTGGGCTGGATGGTCGGCTGGGCCGAGAAGGGCAGCCAGCAAACCGTGTTCGCCATGAACATGGACTGCAAGGAACAAAGCCACATCGCCGCCCGCATGACGGTGGTGCAGCAATGCCTCGCCGATATCGTGGCGATCTGA
- a CDS encoding septal ring lytic transglycosylase RlpA family protein, producing the protein MMLCRSSAAICGAVLALAVSVSVARSEIVAVHSSAVVNEASGDAIVGAASTYNPFRPGWREGGPNTASGERYDPSVWAAAIKTSLRRKFGGVQYGARPKYALVEAVGKKVIVKINDVGPLTPGRIIDLNERAMRYFDPSLQLGVIYSVIVRPLFGDYWIPGPVG; encoded by the coding sequence ATGATGTTGTGTCGCTCGAGCGCCGCAATTTGCGGCGCCGTACTTGCGCTTGCCGTTTCTGTTAGCGTTGCTCGAAGTGAGATCGTTGCAGTTCATTCAAGCGCCGTCGTCAATGAAGCTTCCGGGGATGCGATCGTTGGCGCAGCATCCACGTACAATCCGTTCCGGCCCGGATGGCGGGAAGGTGGCCCGAACACGGCCTCCGGCGAGCGCTATGATCCCTCTGTCTGGGCGGCTGCCATCAAGACGAGTTTGCGCCGGAAATTTGGTGGGGTCCAATATGGCGCGAGGCCGAAGTACGCCCTCGTTGAGGCTGTAGGCAAGAAGGTCATCGTCAAGATAAATGACGTGGGGCCACTAACGCCTGGCCGCATCATTGACCTCAATGAGCGGGCGATGCGCTATTTCGATCCGAGCCTGCAGCTCGGGGTAATTTATAGCGTAATCGTCAGGCCACTTTTCGGCGACTATTGGATCCCCGGACCGGTTGGCTGA
- a CDS encoding DUF4260 domain-containing protein: MTDIAGADTSGAVTRGVRAVLRLEGLALFIGMTLLYYIWDGDWWIYGLLFFVPDLSFAAYLSGPRFGAMIYNAAHSYLAPMAMMTTGLGTASPLILSIAMIWLAHIGFDRALGYGLKYETGFSFTHLGRIGKSAN; encoded by the coding sequence ATGACCGATATCGCTGGCGCCGACACCTCGGGCGCCGTTACTAGGGGCGTGCGCGCGGTGCTCCGGCTGGAAGGATTAGCGCTATTTATCGGAATGACGCTGCTTTATTACATCTGGGACGGCGACTGGTGGATTTACGGCCTGCTGTTTTTCGTCCCCGATCTCAGCTTTGCGGCCTACCTGTCAGGGCCGCGTTTCGGCGCCATGATCTACAACGCAGCGCATAGCTACCTGGCGCCGATGGCGATGATGACGACCGGCTTGGGCACCGCTTCGCCGCTCATCCTCTCGATCGCGATGATCTGGCTGGCCCATATCGGCTTCGACCGCGCGCTCGGCTATGGGCTGAAATACGAGACCGGTTTCTCGTTCACGCATCTGGGGCGGATCGGGAAGTCTGCGAATTGA
- a CDS encoding serine hydrolase — protein sequence MLARGNCILHEYYAKNSPEEQWPVHSVTKSVLSILVGIAIDKGLLRLDQKLPELVVEATERPIDPRAADITLRDLLTMSSGFDAHEMVEVSGVWSSSLWMIRRTVKHTPGTHFYYDDEGTNLIAIILRRAVGGNIAEFAKNELFAPLQIDRYFWAVDKDGNLPGFSGLLLTGRGMAKIGLLYLQQGRWRERQVVSEAYVLDSTRKHIDGSMPGLQAGYGYLWWTRPTRDGSPAYFVSGYDSQLIVNFPDRNLVMALASASSLPGGAAKFMNEVVLPAEAALPAGAACVGRLDQ from the coding sequence GTGCTGGCGCGCGGCAACTGCATCCTTCATGAATACTACGCCAAGAATTCGCCCGAGGAGCAATGGCCGGTGCATTCGGTGACGAAGAGCGTGTTGTCCATTCTCGTCGGCATTGCCATCGACAAGGGCCTCTTGCGACTGGATCAGAAGCTACCCGAACTGGTTGTCGAAGCGACAGAAAGGCCGATCGATCCGCGCGCGGCCGACATCACGTTGCGCGATCTCTTGACGATGTCATCGGGCTTCGATGCGCACGAGATGGTCGAGGTGTCGGGCGTCTGGAGTTCCAGCCTCTGGATGATCAGGCGCACCGTCAAGCACACGCCGGGTACTCATTTTTACTATGACGATGAAGGGACCAATCTGATCGCGATCATCCTGAGGCGTGCGGTCGGCGGCAACATTGCAGAGTTTGCCAAAAACGAACTGTTCGCGCCGCTTCAGATTGATCGCTACTTCTGGGCTGTCGATAAGGACGGAAACTTGCCCGGATTTAGCGGACTACTATTGACCGGCAGGGGCATGGCGAAGATCGGCCTGCTTTATCTTCAGCAAGGCCGGTGGCGGGAGCGGCAGGTGGTATCGGAGGCCTACGTCCTCGATTCCACGCGCAAGCACATCGACGGCAGTATGCCGGGGCTCCAGGCCGGTTACGGATACCTGTGGTGGACAAGGCCGACACGCGACGGGTCGCCGGCCTATTTTGTTTCCGGCTACGATAGCCAGCTCATTGTGAACTTTCCGGACCGCAATCTCGTGATGGCGCTGGCATCCGCCTCCTCCCTTCCCGGAGGCGCCGCGAAATTTATGAACGAGGTTGTGTTACCCGCAGAAGCGGCGCTGCCGGCGGGAGCAGCGTGTGTCGGGCGCCTGGATCAGTGA
- a CDS encoding ATP12 family chaperone protein: protein MRELFDEVAGHSPLDPQESVRRATRAPQRKRFYKQAAVAPAEGGFSVTLDGKPIRTPSGRQVVAPSSGIAEQIAAEWNAQGETIDPLTMPLTRFANSVGEVADRVDDVADDVEKYLGSDLLFYRAGHPEALVAREAAYWDPVLAWAANHLGAHFILSEGIVHVTQPEQAIKAARAVFPADPWSVAALHVVTTLTGSALLALALQRGALDSDEVWAAAHVDDDWNVEKWGVDEEVAARRAARFIDFRAAVSILDALKA, encoded by the coding sequence ATGCGTGAACTATTCGATGAAGTCGCCGGACATTCGCCGCTCGATCCGCAGGAGTCGGTGCGTCGCGCCACGCGTGCGCCCCAGCGCAAGCGGTTCTACAAGCAGGCGGCCGTCGCGCCGGCAGAGGGCGGCTTTTCCGTAACGCTCGACGGCAAGCCGATCCGCACGCCTTCCGGCCGCCAGGTCGTTGCGCCCAGCAGCGGCATTGCCGAGCAGATCGCTGCCGAATGGAACGCGCAGGGCGAGACCATCGATCCCCTGACCATGCCGCTGACGCGCTTTGCCAACTCGGTCGGCGAAGTCGCCGACCGCGTCGATGACGTGGCCGACGACGTCGAGAAGTATCTCGGGTCCGATTTGCTGTTCTATCGCGCAGGCCATCCCGAGGCGCTGGTCGCCCGCGAAGCCGCATATTGGGACCCGGTGCTGGCCTGGGCCGCCAATCACCTTGGCGCGCATTTCATCCTGTCCGAAGGCATCGTGCATGTGACCCAGCCGGAGCAGGCGATCAAGGCGGCACGCGCTGTCTTTCCTGCCGATCCATGGTCGGTGGCGGCGCTGCATGTAGTGACGACGTTGACCGGCTCTGCGCTGCTGGCGTTGGCGTTGCAGCGCGGAGCCCTGGATTCCGACGAGGTTTGGGCCGCCGCCCATGTCGATGATGATTGGAACGTCGAGAAATGGGGCGTCGACGAAGAGGTCGCGGCCCGCCGCGCGGCCAGATTCATCGATTTCCGGGCCGCAGTGAGCATTTTGGACGCCCTGAAGGCCTGA
- a CDS encoding EscU/YscU/HrcU family type III secretion system export apparatus switch protein has product MSVDTKNKLAVALHYDKTGAPRVVAKGKGTIGAKIVELAKEHDIPIEENEVLAGALSHVEIGDEIPPELYKAVAEVLIFVLRLSGRIR; this is encoded by the coding sequence ATGAGCGTCGATACGAAGAACAAGCTTGCGGTCGCGCTGCATTACGACAAGACCGGCGCCCCGCGCGTCGTCGCCAAGGGCAAGGGCACCATCGGCGCCAAAATCGTCGAGCTCGCCAAAGAGCATGACATTCCGATTGAGGAGAACGAGGTGCTGGCGGGCGCCTTGTCCCATGTCGAAATCGGCGACGAGATTCCGCCGGAGCTCTACAAGGCCGTCGCCGAAGTGCTGATCTTCGTGCTGCGGCTGTCGGGCCGGATTCGCTAA
- a CDS encoding acyl-CoA carboxylase subunit beta — MKDILDTLEERRAGAKLGGGEKRIEAQHARGKLTARERIELLLDKGSFEEFDMFVEHRSTEFGMEKTKVPGDGVVTGWGTVNGRKTFVFAKDFTVFGGSLSETHALKITKLQDMAMKARAPIIGLYDAGGARIQEGVAALAGYSYVFRRNVIASGVIPQISVIMGPCAGGDVYSPAMTDFIFMVKNTSYMFVTGPDVVKTVTNEVVTAEELGGASVHATRSSIADGAFENDVETLLQMRRLIDFLPSNNSDGVPEWPSFDDIERVDMSLDTLIPDNPNKPYDMKELILKVVDEGDFFEISETFARNIVTGFGRIAGRTVGFVANQPMVLAGVLDSDASRKAARFVRFCDAFNIPIVTFVDVPGFLPGTAQEYGGLIKHGAKLLFAYSQCTVPLVTVITRKAYGGAFDVMASKEIGADMNYAWPTAQIAVMGAKGAVEIIFRADMNDPDAIAKRTKEYEDRFLSPFIAAERGYIDDVIMPHSTRRRIARALAMLKDKKVEMPAKKHDNLPL; from the coding sequence ATGAAGGATATCCTGGACACCCTCGAAGAACGGCGCGCCGGCGCCAAGCTCGGCGGCGGCGAGAAGCGCATCGAGGCGCAGCACGCCCGCGGGAAATTGACGGCACGGGAGCGCATCGAACTCCTGCTCGACAAGGGCTCATTCGAGGAATTCGACATGTTCGTCGAGCACCGCTCGACCGAATTCGGGATGGAAAAGACCAAGGTGCCGGGCGATGGCGTCGTCACCGGCTGGGGCACGGTGAACGGCCGCAAGACCTTCGTCTTCGCCAAGGATTTTACCGTGTTCGGCGGCTCGCTGTCCGAGACCCACGCGCTGAAAATCACAAAGCTGCAGGACATGGCGATGAAGGCGAGGGCGCCGATCATCGGCCTCTATGACGCCGGCGGCGCGCGCATCCAGGAGGGCGTCGCCGCGCTCGCGGGCTATTCCTACGTGTTCCGCCGCAACGTCATTGCGTCAGGCGTGATCCCGCAGATCTCCGTCATCATGGGCCCGTGCGCCGGCGGCGACGTCTATTCGCCCGCAATGACCGACTTCATCTTCATGGTGAAGAACACCAGCTACATGTTCGTCACCGGCCCCGACGTGGTGAAGACCGTCACCAATGAAGTGGTGACCGCGGAAGAACTCGGCGGCGCCTCGGTGCACGCGACGCGCTCCTCCATCGCCGACGGCGCATTCGAGAACGACGTCGAAACGCTGTTGCAGATGCGCCGGCTGATCGACTTCCTGCCGTCAAACAACTCTGACGGCGTGCCGGAATGGCCGAGCTTTGACGACATCGAGCGTGTCGACATGTCGCTCGACACGCTGATCCCCGACAATCCGAACAAACCCTACGACATGAAGGAATTGATCCTGAAGGTCGTGGACGAGGGCGATTTCTTCGAAATCTCGGAAACCTTCGCCAGGAACATCGTCACCGGCTTCGGCCGCATCGCCGGCCGCACCGTCGGCTTTGTCGCCAACCAGCCGATGGTGCTGGCGGGCGTGCTCGACAGCGATGCGTCGCGCAAGGCCGCGCGTTTTGTCCGTTTTTGTGATGCCTTCAACATCCCGATCGTGACGTTTGTGGACGTGCCGGGCTTCCTGCCGGGCACCGCTCAAGAGTATGGCGGCCTGATCAAGCACGGCGCGAAACTGCTGTTCGCCTATTCGCAATGCACGGTGCCGCTCGTCACCGTCATCACCCGCAAGGCCTATGGCGGCGCGTTCGACGTCATGGCGTCCAAGGAAATCGGCGCCGACATGAACTACGCCTGGCCGACCGCGCAGATCGCGGTGATGGGCGCCAAGGGTGCGGTGGAAATCATCTTCCGCGCCGACATGAACGATCCCGACGCAATCGCCAAGCGCACCAAGGAATACGAAGACCGCTTCCTGTCACCGTTCATCGCCGCCGAGCGCGGCTACATCGACGACGTCATCATGCCGCATTCGACAAGAAGGCGGATCGCAAGGGCGCTCGCGATGCTGAAAGACAAGAAGGTCGAGATGCCGGCGAAGAAGCACGATAATCTGCCGTTGTGA
- a CDS encoding cupin domain-containing protein has protein sequence MNQPQPVKDASHLYEVERRAEHAARPGFRIMELQLSETQKVPWHTHSNVSDTFYVLEGQMRLFLQDPKEEVSLKPGEVYVVRPTRPHLVTNGGTKSLTFLVLQGVGEYDFVPLLKG, from the coding sequence ATGAACCAGCCGCAGCCAGTCAAGGACGCCAGCCACCTTTACGAAGTCGAGCGCCGCGCCGAGCATGCGGCGCGCCCCGGCTTTCGCATCATGGAGTTGCAGCTCTCCGAAACCCAGAAGGTGCCGTGGCACACCCACAGCAATGTGTCAGATACTTTCTACGTGCTGGAAGGCCAGATGAGGCTGTTCCTGCAGGATCCGAAAGAGGAAGTGAGTTTGAAGCCCGGCGAAGTCTATGTCGTCAGGCCGACGCGACCGCATCTGGTGACGAACGGGGGCACGAAGTCGCTCACCTTCCTGGTTCTGCAAGGGGTCGGCGAATACGATTTTGTTCCGCTCCTGAAGGGTTAG
- a CDS encoding aminoglycoside phosphotransferase: MEATPEPIQAERLTSTLRRTGVLGAAHVSSVTIESSRNTILSRIIRVRINYSGTADEAPHSLIFKTAHPERVGDALHAGRQEVAFYDQIAPMMAANIVPRCFQAHRDAETNVWYLLLEDLTETHAVPTQWPLPPSRQQCGAIVRAHARLHASWWDSPHLGVTVGTWLDAEAMDRQMQRVAGDFERFADSAGDLLSRERRWLYERLLSSAPRLLQRYHSHQNFTITQGDAHVWNIFLPKDHQSDDARLFDWDAWRLDVASRDLAYMIAMHWYPDRRKQMERSILDEYHDTLVAHGVQSYGRHALDADYRQSVLWQITTPVWQAVNNIPAVIWWNNLERIMLAVDDLDCRSLLS, translated from the coding sequence ATGGAAGCAACTCCAGAGCCCATTCAAGCCGAGCGACTAACTTCTACGCTCCGTCGAACTGGCGTGCTTGGGGCGGCTCACGTCAGTAGCGTGACGATCGAAAGTTCCCGCAACACGATCCTCTCACGAATTATTCGGGTTCGCATAAACTACAGTGGTACTGCCGACGAGGCTCCACACTCCCTCATTTTCAAGACTGCTCACCCTGAACGCGTCGGCGATGCACTGCACGCTGGCCGTCAGGAGGTCGCATTCTATGATCAGATTGCGCCGATGATGGCGGCTAACATCGTGCCCCGTTGTTTCCAGGCTCATCGTGACGCAGAGACGAACGTGTGGTACCTGCTCCTTGAGGACCTCACCGAAACGCATGCCGTCCCAACGCAATGGCCGCTGCCACCATCACGCCAGCAATGCGGCGCAATCGTTCGAGCGCACGCGCGTCTCCATGCATCCTGGTGGGATAGCCCGCACCTTGGTGTCACAGTTGGGACGTGGCTCGACGCGGAGGCCATGGACCGGCAGATGCAGCGAGTGGCAGGTGACTTTGAACGCTTTGCCGACTCGGCGGGTGACCTGCTGTCCCGCGAGCGTCGCTGGCTCTATGAGCGGCTGCTCAGCTCTGCACCCCGCTTGCTTCAGCGATATCACTCGCATCAGAACTTTACGATCACCCAGGGCGACGCGCACGTTTGGAACATTTTCTTGCCGAAAGATCATCAGTCAGACGATGCGCGGCTTTTCGACTGGGATGCTTGGCGGCTCGATGTCGCGTCGCGAGACCTTGCTTACATGATCGCGATGCACTGGTATCCTGATCGTCGAAAACAGATGGAGCGCTCTATCCTCGACGAATACCACGACACGTTGGTTGCTCACGGGGTTCAAAGCTACGGTCGCCATGCGCTTGACGCCGACTATCGACAGTCGGTGCTTTGGCAAATAACGACGCCCGTGTGGCAAGCCGTCAACAATATCCCTGCCGTAATCTGGTGGAACAATCTCGAACGCATCATGCTTGCCGTCGATGATCTCGATTGCAGATCGCTACTTAGCTGA
- a CDS encoding flagellar hook-length control protein FliK encodes MAISINSVLPVLSAQEVGGIAPELVLQPGSVVNAQVLKVLSADLVRIAIDSLSIDVASEIPLQPGQSLQLAVTQTKDGGIRLAMVGQGGDVADAVTLSPEALVDAAVNRPAIVSKNVLTPVERAAVSAAAQAAVTEQDSLAPLFANLAAAVSSSNLPPKLREAIAQVLAQQTSLDQNLDGADIKTAFQKSGIFLEASLASGSLAPGGAPDLKAALIVLRQTLQSALGINSTTAPPVTPAAPQPAAPPSASTASPAPVSLPTVDAQEILLPQARLAAESLTPAVQAGQTPLALKLDAGPSAGATLNLLQEALQELGVSARVAATAAMPKDARGGDITFTNTPPPPIRGAPPAAQPIASPTIAPHAPLEATAHHLLDDTDAAIARQTLLQVASLPDRIDNAAPKVDATLPRWHFEIPFVTPQGTAMAQFEISRDGGEQEVEAAKRVWRARFSLDVEPAGPVHALISLTGDKTSVRIWAERPATAAQLRAGAPQLSEALSRAELQPGDIVIRDGAPPQAVPAARAGHFLDRAL; translated from the coding sequence ATGGCGATATCGATCAATTCCGTTCTGCCGGTGCTATCAGCCCAAGAGGTTGGCGGGATTGCGCCCGAGCTCGTGCTGCAGCCGGGAAGCGTGGTCAACGCCCAGGTCCTGAAAGTGCTTTCCGCCGATCTGGTGCGGATTGCGATCGACAGCCTTTCAATCGACGTCGCCTCTGAAATTCCGCTGCAGCCGGGACAGAGCCTGCAGCTTGCGGTCACGCAGACCAAGGACGGTGGTATCCGCCTGGCCATGGTCGGGCAGGGTGGCGACGTCGCCGACGCCGTCACGTTGTCGCCCGAGGCGCTCGTCGATGCCGCCGTCAATCGGCCGGCCATCGTGTCGAAGAACGTGCTGACGCCGGTGGAGCGCGCTGCCGTCTCCGCGGCGGCGCAGGCGGCGGTGACCGAACAGGACAGCCTGGCGCCGTTATTTGCCAATCTGGCTGCCGCGGTTTCTTCCAGCAATCTGCCGCCGAAATTGCGCGAAGCGATTGCGCAGGTGCTGGCGCAGCAGACCAGCCTCGATCAGAATCTCGACGGCGCCGACATCAAGACCGCGTTTCAGAAGTCCGGAATTTTCCTCGAGGCGTCGCTGGCCTCTGGCTCGCTTGCCCCAGGCGGCGCTCCCGATCTCAAGGCCGCGCTGATCGTGCTGCGCCAGACGCTGCAGTCGGCGCTCGGGATCAATTCGACGACTGCGCCCCCGGTGACACCGGCTGCTCCACAACCCGCCGCGCCGCCGTCGGCTTCCACCGCGAGCCCTGCGCCGGTCTCGTTGCCCACTGTCGATGCGCAGGAAATCCTGCTGCCGCAGGCGCGCTTGGCGGCCGAGAGTCTAACGCCGGCCGTCCAAGCTGGCCAAACACCACTGGCACTGAAGCTTGATGCCGGGCCGTCAGCCGGTGCAACGCTGAACCTGCTGCAGGAGGCGCTGCAGGAACTTGGCGTATCAGCGCGGGTCGCTGCCACAGCCGCCATGCCGAAAGATGCTCGCGGCGGCGACATCACCTTCACCAACACGCCGCCGCCGCCGATCCGCGGCGCGCCGCCGGCCGCCCAGCCGATTGCGTCCCCCACCATCGCGCCGCATGCGCCGCTCGAGGCGACCGCGCATCATCTGCTCGACGACACCGATGCCGCGATTGCACGGCAGACGCTGCTGCAGGTGGCCTCCCTGCCGGATCGGATCGACAACGCCGCGCCGAAAGTCGACGCGACGCTGCCGCGCTGGCATTTCGAAATTCCCTTCGTGACGCCGCAGGGCACGGCGATGGCGCAGTTCGAGATTTCCCGCGATGGCGGCGAACAGGAAGTCGAGGCGGCCAAGCGGGTGTGGCGGGCGCGGTTTTCGCTCGACGTCGAACCGGCTGGCCCGGTTCACGCGCTGATATCACTCACTGGCGACAAGACCTCGGTGCGGATCTGGGCGGAACGGCCGGCGACCGCGGCGCAATTGCGCGCCGGAGCGCCGCAATTGAGCGAGGCGCTCAGCCGCGCCGAATTGCAGCCCGGCGATATCGTGATCCGCGACGGCGCACCGCCGCAGGCCGTGCCAGCCGCCCGTGCCGGGCATTTCCTGGACCGCGCGCTATGA
- a CDS encoding glyoxalase/bleomycin resistance/extradiol dioxygenase family protein, which produces MASKVKPVPEGFHTVTPYLVVDGADKVINFMKEAFGAQPVFEPMMRPDGKVMHAEYKIGNSIVMISDSSERAQATSTMLYLYVPNVDAVYQKALKAGATSLMEPADQFYGDRSGGVKDPAGNSWHIGTHIEDVSPADLKKRATEYMKQQHKAA; this is translated from the coding sequence ATGGCAAGTAAAGTAAAGCCGGTTCCCGAGGGATTCCACACCGTCACGCCTTATCTCGTCGTCGACGGGGCCGACAAGGTCATCAACTTCATGAAAGAAGCCTTCGGAGCCCAGCCGGTATTCGAGCCGATGATGCGGCCCGACGGCAAGGTCATGCATGCGGAGTACAAGATCGGAAATTCCATCGTGATGATTTCCGACTCCTCGGAGCGCGCGCAAGCAACATCGACCATGCTGTATCTCTACGTACCCAACGTCGATGCCGTTTATCAGAAGGCGCTCAAGGCCGGCGCGACATCGTTGATGGAGCCCGCGGATCAATTCTATGGCGACCGCAGCGGCGGCGTGAAGGACCCCGCCGGCAACTCCTGGCACATCGGCACCCACATCGAGGACGTATCGCCGGCTGATCTCAAGAAGCGCGCGACGGAATATATGAAGCAGCAGCACAAGGCGGCGTAG